A single region of the Nocardioides ochotonae genome encodes:
- a CDS encoding helix-turn-helix domain-containing protein, giving the protein MPARPVPARPDLVPEGCVVEPLTGKEREVLGLLPGLLSTEEIAAAMFVSVNTVRSQVRNILRKLAVSRRNESVRRARALDLLGS; this is encoded by the coding sequence GTGCCCGCCCGTCCGGTGCCCGCCCGTCCGGATCTGGTGCCGGAGGGCTGCGTCGTCGAACCCCTCACCGGCAAGGAGCGGGAGGTGCTCGGTCTGCTCCCCGGGCTGCTGAGCACCGAGGAGATCGCCGCCGCCATGTTCGTCTCGGTCAACACCGTGCGCTCCCAGGTCCGCAACATCCTGCGCAAGCTCGCCGTGAGCCGCCGCAACGAGTCCGTACGCCGGGCCCGCGCCCTGGATCTGCTCGGCAGCTGA
- a CDS encoding YhjD/YihY/BrkB family envelope integrity protein produces MGATRAGADAGLTPEDGRPPGSAEAAAYAAIDRLPGWLQRPILRLLAGWPGRIVFRSVATCLQLEIFDRAMSIAAQIFTSVFPILILLTTWAGSADTVADALDLPQESRSLLDQAVAPPGGGGFGVLGVVFLLASATSLSRALTRAFAVAWEVPRPRSSWRAAWRWLAVVVAMALSLVVVRALSGFAAAVPPGAVWQRMVAFACDLSLMTYVPWLLLTGAVPLRRLLPGAAIFAALMLAARPASALWLPRALEVSADRYGSIGVAFTYLAWLYAVAFGMLLATAVGRAVAVDRGRVGRRIRGEPDAGATLEVEEG; encoded by the coding sequence ATGGGAGCGACCCGCGCCGGCGCCGACGCTGGCTTGACGCCGGAGGACGGCCGCCCGCCGGGCTCGGCGGAGGCCGCGGCGTACGCCGCCATCGACCGGCTGCCGGGTTGGTTGCAGCGCCCGATCCTGCGGCTGCTCGCGGGTTGGCCGGGACGCATCGTCTTCCGCAGCGTGGCCACCTGCCTGCAGCTGGAGATCTTCGACCGGGCGATGAGCATCGCCGCCCAGATCTTCACCTCGGTGTTCCCGATCCTGATCCTGCTCACGACGTGGGCAGGCAGCGCTGACACCGTCGCCGACGCGCTGGACCTGCCCCAGGAGTCCCGGTCCTTGCTCGACCAGGCGGTAGCGCCACCCGGGGGTGGTGGTTTCGGCGTCCTGGGTGTGGTGTTCCTCCTGGCCTCCGCCACGAGCCTGTCCCGCGCGCTGACCCGCGCCTTCGCCGTGGCGTGGGAGGTGCCTCGGCCGAGGAGCAGCTGGCGCGCGGCGTGGCGATGGCTGGCGGTCGTGGTCGCGATGGCGCTGTCGCTCGTGGTCGTGCGCGCCCTGAGCGGGTTCGCGGCGGCGGTGCCACCGGGGGCCGTCTGGCAGCGGATGGTGGCGTTCGCGTGCGACCTCAGCCTGATGACCTACGTCCCCTGGCTCCTGCTGACCGGAGCGGTCCCGCTGCGGCGGCTGCTGCCCGGGGCCGCGATCTTCGCGGCGCTCATGCTGGCTGCCCGCCCGGCGTCCGCCCTCTGGCTGCCGCGCGCGCTCGAGGTGAGCGCGGACCGGTACGGGTCGATCGGGGTGGCCTTCACCTACCTCGCGTGGCTGTACGCCGTGGCCTTCGGCATGCTCCTGGCGACAGCCGTGGGACGCGCGGTCGCCGTCGACCGCGGCCGGGTGGGCCGCCGGATCCGGGGCGAGCCCGACGCGGGCGCCACCCTCGAGGTCGAGGAAGGCTGA
- a CDS encoding acyltransferase family protein, translating to MTDLPRRLDIQGLRAVAVGLVVAGHVFGKPAGGFVGVDVFFVISGFLITGLLLREAERGGRISLTGFYRRRARRILPVGLLALAVTVSASYVVLLEDRFERTAADAGWAAGFLANWRFAASDADYFDSGLPPSPLQHYWSLGVEEQFYVVWPLLLLAVAALLRRSGGRAHLRATVAGLAGAVVVGSFVWAWVQSAQEPTLAYYSSFTRAWEVAAGALLAALSPRLTALPAQLRNVLGALGLAGIAASCLLLSGASTFPAPSGALPVLATVLVLASGIGASQVGVTRLLHTAPLVYLGALSFSIYLWHWPVLVLGDVLVTERNLVFQVAVLALTLALAAASYHLVERPVLDSEFLRAGHRIDWPTSRPVALGALAVSAVLLVVAVAVPRWTAPSTPSPVAARSAPGPAQSAPGAPGVSPQQAAEDEVTDALVSGLIAQEFPELSPPLDDVVDQGINPELEPGAECLNPTSLTDPDLCVHGTGPRRAMLVGDSVAISWMPALREALGKRWSVRGYALSNCPYVSATIEIDYDPEGAARCNEARATMREQVRRERPDLLVLSTFEAGVLWLGESPLASAQDAWQRAAVRGIREMAAPGTRVVILAPPPAGHAVEGCVSRFSVPRDCQGSPSDAWKAQSAAELVAARTTGATYIDTLRWFCLDDQCPIFAGDTVVRWDIVHLTRQYAASLADVLGFALRPAIRPTTGSAPAVG from the coding sequence ATGACGGACCTGCCCAGGCGGCTCGACATCCAGGGCCTGCGGGCCGTCGCGGTCGGCCTGGTGGTCGCCGGGCACGTGTTCGGCAAGCCAGCCGGCGGGTTCGTCGGGGTCGACGTCTTCTTCGTCATCTCCGGCTTCCTCATCACCGGCCTGCTGCTGCGCGAGGCCGAGCGGGGCGGGCGGATCTCGCTCACCGGCTTCTACCGCCGCCGCGCGCGCCGGATCCTGCCGGTGGGGCTGCTCGCGCTGGCCGTCACCGTCTCCGCGTCGTACGTCGTCCTGCTCGAGGACCGCTTCGAGCGCACCGCAGCGGACGCGGGCTGGGCGGCTGGCTTCCTCGCCAACTGGCGCTTCGCGGCCAGCGACGCCGACTACTTCGACTCGGGGCTGCCGCCCTCGCCGCTCCAGCACTACTGGTCGCTGGGGGTGGAGGAGCAGTTCTACGTCGTCTGGCCGCTGCTCCTGCTGGCCGTGGCCGCCCTCCTGCGACGGAGTGGTGGGCGCGCGCACCTGCGCGCCACGGTCGCCGGCCTTGCGGGCGCCGTGGTCGTGGGTTCGTTCGTGTGGGCGTGGGTGCAGTCGGCCCAGGAGCCGACCCTCGCCTACTACTCCTCGTTCACCCGGGCCTGGGAGGTCGCGGCAGGGGCACTGCTCGCCGCGCTCTCCCCGCGGCTCACCGCGCTGCCGGCGCAGCTGCGCAACGTCCTCGGCGCCCTCGGCCTGGCCGGCATCGCCGCCAGCTGCCTCCTGCTGAGCGGCGCGAGCACCTTCCCCGCCCCGTCGGGGGCGCTGCCGGTCCTGGCCACGGTGCTCGTGCTGGCCTCCGGGATCGGCGCCAGCCAGGTCGGGGTCACCCGGTTGTTGCACACGGCGCCGCTGGTCTACCTGGGCGCCCTGTCGTTTTCGATCTACCTGTGGCACTGGCCGGTGCTGGTCCTCGGTGACGTCCTCGTCACCGAGCGGAACCTGGTCTTCCAGGTGGCGGTGCTGGCGCTGACGCTCGCCCTCGCCGCGGCCTCCTACCACCTCGTCGAGCGCCCGGTCCTCGACTCCGAGTTCCTGCGCGCGGGTCACCGGATCGACTGGCCCACGAGCCGTCCCGTGGCCCTCGGCGCGCTGGCGGTGAGCGCCGTCCTCCTCGTCGTGGCCGTCGCCGTACCGCGCTGGACGGCCCCGTCCACGCCGTCGCCCGTGGCTGCCAGGTCCGCGCCCGGGCCTGCCCAGAGCGCCCCGGGCGCCCCGGGCGTCTCGCCGCAGCAGGCCGCCGAGGACGAGGTGACCGACGCACTGGTGAGCGGCCTGATCGCCCAGGAGTTCCCCGAGCTGTCGCCGCCGCTCGACGACGTGGTCGACCAGGGCATCAACCCCGAGCTCGAGCCCGGTGCGGAGTGCCTCAACCCGACCAGCCTGACCGACCCCGACCTCTGCGTGCACGGCACCGGGCCGCGCCGGGCCATGCTCGTCGGGGACTCCGTGGCCATCTCGTGGATGCCCGCGTTGCGGGAGGCGCTGGGCAAGCGGTGGTCGGTGCGCGGCTACGCGCTGTCGAACTGTCCCTACGTCTCCGCCACGATCGAGATCGACTACGACCCCGAGGGCGCCGCACGCTGCAACGAGGCCCGGGCGACGATGCGCGAGCAGGTACGCCGCGAACGCCCCGACCTGCTGGTGCTCTCGACCTTCGAGGCGGGCGTGCTGTGGCTGGGGGAGTCTCCGCTGGCCTCGGCCCAGGACGCCTGGCAGCGGGCGGCGGTCCGCGGGATCCGCGAGATGGCGGCCCCCGGCACCCGGGTGGTGATCCTCGCGCCGCCGCCCGCCGGGCACGCCGTCGAGGGGTGCGTCAGCCGGTTCTCGGTGCCCCGTGACTGCCAGGGCTCTCCCAGCGACGCGTGGAAGGCGCAGTCCGCCGCCGAGCTGGTCGCCGCCCGCACGACCGGTGCGACCTACATCGACACACTGCGGTGGTTCTGCCTCGACGACCAGTGCCCGATCTTCGCCGGCGACACGGTGGTGCGCTGGGACATCGTCCACCTCACCCGCCAGTACGCCGCCTCGCTCGCCGATGTCCTGGGCTTCGCCCTGCGGCCCGCCATCCGGCCGACGACGGGGTCGGCCCCGGCCGTCGGCTGA
- a CDS encoding collagen-like protein, whose amino-acid sequence MSVLKSKTARVGAAAVVLLGVAAGTAAAAAQNERAAARQKITVCAGAKVSTLRLVPNGTTRCPKGETLLSWKTNGAQGKPGKAGAKGAAGADGASAYEIAVSYGFSGDESAWLSSLVGEAGPVGPQGPAGVPGPAGPQGPAGPAAAGRTVKDGQGRTLGDVVGLTQYGATLLTSQGYQIDVGWDGTLYPAQAWYTGADCTGTPLLNSGSGGDGGAIFAKTLVYLGTPNTLAVPDVASSAISAPEVGLPVSSIDNPTCGSSGSAVRYGWKLRPTTAAAVGLPPLAGAGSFAAPLSIS is encoded by the coding sequence ATGAGCGTGCTCAAGTCCAAGACTGCTCGGGTGGGGGCCGCCGCAGTCGTACTCCTCGGCGTTGCAGCGGGGACCGCGGCTGCGGCCGCCCAGAACGAGCGGGCCGCCGCCCGGCAGAAGATCACGGTGTGCGCCGGCGCCAAGGTGAGCACGCTGCGCCTGGTGCCCAACGGCACCACCCGGTGCCCCAAGGGCGAGACCCTGTTGAGCTGGAAGACCAACGGTGCGCAGGGCAAACCGGGCAAGGCAGGCGCCAAGGGCGCCGCCGGCGCTGACGGAGCGAGTGCATACGAGATCGCCGTCTCCTACGGGTTCAGCGGGGACGAGTCGGCCTGGCTGAGCTCCCTCGTCGGGGAGGCCGGCCCCGTCGGGCCGCAGGGCCCCGCTGGGGTGCCGGGTCCTGCCGGACCTCAGGGGCCTGCCGGCCCCGCCGCGGCCGGACGGACCGTCAAGGACGGGCAGGGGCGCACGCTCGGCGACGTGGTCGGGCTGACGCAGTACGGCGCGACGCTGCTGACCTCGCAGGGCTACCAGATCGACGTGGGCTGGGACGGCACGCTCTACCCGGCTCAGGCCTGGTACACCGGCGCAGACTGCACCGGCACCCCGTTGCTCAACTCCGGCAGCGGCGGCGACGGCGGCGCCATCTTCGCCAAGACCCTGGTCTACCTCGGCACCCCGAACACCCTCGCCGTCCCGGATGTCGCATCCTCGGCGATCTCCGCGCCCGAGGTCGGGCTGCCGGTGTCGTCGATCGACAACCCGACCTGCGGCTCTTCGGGTTCTGCGGTGCGCTACGGATGGAAACTGCGTCCGACGACGGCCGCCGCCGTGGGTCTTCCGCCGCTCGCCGGAGCGGGCAGCTTCGCTGCTCCGCTCTCGATCTCCTGA
- a CDS encoding 5-methylcytosine restriction system specificity protein McrC, which translates to MQIPIRNLWLLQFFASELFRADGYDMVGAEDAPDDIPDLVARILAEEVAQRLHRGLSVGFQAVSRNERRVKGRINQLATERHGLISRGQVNCTFDEIVTDTPSNRLVRAALERAAVLVPSETRYRSLSRQMEVAGVRGACPRVAEVRHMRSQRLLQRDRTMIAAAELLLTLDIPTTGPGDRYLPLPAQDDGYLRRLFENAAFGVYRHHLTPLGWRVKHGAKQDWDISEATDGMRAVLPGMQLDIVLEHPCPDGHGPRRIVIDTKFTSVTKAGNYRAQTLKSEYLYQIYAYLMSQASAEGETPSEGLMLHPTVDGTFDEEVVIQGRRIRFATVDLTATGWEIADEFLSAITPGPAGWSAPGSVESRSWILMPR; encoded by the coding sequence ATGCAGATCCCGATCCGCAACCTCTGGCTGCTGCAGTTCTTCGCCTCTGAGCTGTTCCGCGCCGACGGCTACGACATGGTCGGTGCGGAGGACGCCCCGGACGACATTCCCGACCTGGTTGCGCGCATCCTCGCAGAAGAGGTTGCACAGCGACTGCACCGCGGACTCTCCGTGGGCTTCCAGGCGGTCAGCCGGAACGAGAGACGCGTCAAGGGCCGGATCAACCAGCTCGCCACCGAGCGACACGGCCTGATCAGTCGTGGACAGGTCAACTGCACGTTCGACGAGATCGTCACCGATACTCCCTCGAACCGGCTCGTCCGGGCCGCGCTCGAACGAGCCGCTGTCCTCGTGCCAAGCGAGACACGCTACCGCTCGTTGTCGCGGCAGATGGAGGTTGCCGGCGTTCGCGGCGCCTGCCCTCGCGTGGCCGAGGTCCGGCACATGCGATCTCAGCGGTTGCTGCAGCGCGACCGGACCATGATCGCGGCCGCCGAGCTTCTCTTGACCCTGGACATCCCCACCACCGGCCCAGGGGACAGGTACTTGCCCTTGCCCGCGCAGGACGACGGGTACCTGCGCCGACTGTTCGAGAATGCTGCGTTCGGGGTCTATCGCCACCACCTGACCCCATTGGGCTGGCGGGTGAAGCACGGCGCCAAGCAAGATTGGGACATCTCCGAGGCAACGGATGGGATGCGCGCCGTACTCCCCGGGATGCAACTCGACATCGTGCTCGAACACCCCTGCCCCGACGGGCACGGGCCGCGACGGATTGTCATCGACACCAAGTTCACCTCAGTGACGAAGGCGGGCAACTATCGGGCGCAGACGCTGAAAAGCGAGTATCTCTACCAGATCTACGCCTACCTCATGTCCCAGGCGTCAGCCGAGGGGGAGACCCCTTCCGAAGGCCTGATGCTGCATCCCACGGTTGACGGAACCTTCGATGAAGAGGTGGTGATCCAAGGACGGCGTATCAGATTCGCGACTGTTGATCTCACGGCGACGGGGTGGGAGATCGCCGACGAGTTCCTCTCGGCCATCACACCCGGTCCGGCAGGGTGGTCTGCCCCGGGTTCGGTGGAGTCGCGGTCTTGGATTCTCATGCCACGGTGA
- a CDS encoding AAA family ATPase, which produces MWGIHNDRPDIDPLTDGAVRVSWDETGDLSDVAASREAFKERLLATMPDVDPRRLPGWAGTLYRFVHEIKVGDVVVSPNRAKRTLRIGVVSGPYEFHAETAAYRHWRPVTWLKTDVSRDELSTAAQHEISSLITLFKIVTGREEVEQLIAKPAASEADFAWTAFYPDLADRIIEYADNREALLQKVWSVAEASGVPHLFKYLRGDHRLDGSYGPLRDVDPFTVLASFNRGIREDARAAIAAAFAAEFGVTASAPTKFSGIPIANNLMSWFIGFETERGPHAVVALWELAKAAVDYARNADEVTRERLVSAFDECATGNTRLLTMGLYWIRPATFAAYESTNAVFIKTKLPELAQRLSLGAKISGEQFLSNTEAMHEWLGSPTTGFDHTWELSYAAFVDSHEAAGANGAAPSVPSTDAPLAAKAVTADDAGDPYDAASIRDDGCFIPEEELEPMLERLRSKKNIVLQGPPGTGKTWLARRLAWALCNERETRRVQILQFHPSLAYEDFVRGWRPSTTSSGGGLSLEDGPFLQMCKQAVEDPERVYVLVIEEINRGNPAQVLGELLTLLEADKRNESSAMRLAYPNTPDERFFIPPNLYVIGTMNVADRSLAIVDMALRRRFAFIELTPRLGADWVEYVSQLGYDPKLLEVYGQRVEALNAQITKDSALGRQYCVGHSYFTPTVSLESTGIDTEEWWERVVETDVRPLLEEYWFDRSELADEACKRLLGG; this is translated from the coding sequence ATGTGGGGAATCCACAACGACCGGCCTGACATCGACCCACTCACCGATGGAGCTGTGCGGGTTTCGTGGGATGAGACGGGGGACCTCTCAGACGTCGCCGCCTCTCGTGAGGCGTTCAAGGAACGTCTGCTCGCCACGATGCCTGACGTGGACCCACGGCGACTGCCGGGCTGGGCGGGCACGCTCTACCGGTTCGTGCACGAGATCAAGGTCGGCGACGTGGTCGTGTCCCCCAATCGCGCAAAGAGGACGCTTCGCATCGGCGTGGTCAGCGGACCGTACGAGTTCCATGCTGAGACCGCCGCCTACCGCCATTGGCGTCCGGTGACGTGGCTCAAGACGGACGTCTCGCGCGACGAGCTCTCGACCGCGGCTCAGCACGAGATCAGCTCGCTCATCACCCTGTTCAAGATCGTGACCGGTCGCGAAGAGGTCGAGCAACTCATCGCGAAGCCGGCGGCGTCCGAGGCGGATTTCGCCTGGACGGCCTTCTACCCCGACCTCGCCGACCGGATAATCGAGTATGCCGACAACCGCGAGGCGCTCCTGCAGAAGGTGTGGTCAGTGGCAGAGGCCTCTGGGGTGCCGCATCTGTTCAAGTACCTCAGAGGCGACCACCGCCTCGACGGTAGCTACGGACCGCTCCGGGACGTCGACCCGTTCACGGTCCTGGCGAGCTTCAATCGCGGGATCAGGGAGGATGCCAGGGCAGCAATCGCCGCAGCGTTTGCGGCGGAGTTCGGCGTGACCGCATCGGCACCGACCAAGTTCTCCGGTATCCCGATCGCCAACAACTTGATGTCGTGGTTCATCGGCTTTGAGACCGAACGAGGTCCGCACGCGGTCGTTGCGCTCTGGGAACTTGCGAAGGCAGCGGTGGACTATGCCCGCAATGCCGATGAGGTGACCCGGGAACGTCTGGTCAGTGCCTTCGATGAATGCGCCACCGGAAACACGCGGCTTCTGACGATGGGCCTGTACTGGATCCGTCCGGCAACCTTTGCTGCGTACGAAAGCACGAACGCAGTGTTCATCAAGACGAAGCTCCCCGAGCTCGCACAACGGCTCTCGCTGGGCGCCAAGATCTCAGGCGAGCAGTTCCTCTCCAACACCGAAGCGATGCACGAGTGGCTCGGCTCGCCGACCACGGGCTTTGACCACACGTGGGAGCTCTCCTACGCCGCTTTCGTCGACTCTCACGAAGCAGCGGGCGCCAACGGCGCTGCTCCGTCGGTTCCCAGCACGGATGCGCCCCTGGCGGCGAAGGCGGTCACTGCGGATGATGCAGGTGATCCGTACGATGCCGCGTCCATTCGCGACGACGGCTGCTTCATTCCGGAGGAGGAGCTTGAACCGATGCTCGAGCGGCTTCGGTCCAAGAAGAACATCGTGCTCCAAGGTCCTCCGGGCACCGGAAAGACATGGCTCGCCCGCAGGCTGGCCTGGGCGCTGTGCAACGAGCGTGAAACCAGGCGGGTCCAGATCCTTCAGTTCCACCCGTCACTCGCCTACGAGGACTTCGTGCGCGGCTGGCGCCCCTCCACGACCAGTTCCGGCGGTGGACTGAGCTTGGAGGATGGGCCCTTCCTGCAGATGTGCAAGCAAGCCGTGGAGGACCCCGAGCGTGTCTATGTGCTCGTCATCGAGGAGATCAATCGCGGCAACCCGGCCCAGGTGCTCGGTGAGCTGCTCACTCTTCTCGAGGCAGACAAGCGCAACGAGAGCTCCGCGATGCGTCTGGCCTACCCCAACACCCCGGACGAGCGGTTCTTCATCCCGCCCAACCTGTACGTGATCGGCACGATGAACGTGGCCGACCGTTCGCTCGCCATCGTCGACATGGCGCTACGCCGGCGGTTCGCCTTCATCGAGCTGACCCCGCGCCTCGGGGCGGACTGGGTCGAGTACGTCAGCCAGCTCGGGTACGACCCCAAGCTCCTCGAGGTCTACGGCCAGAGAGTTGAGGCACTGAACGCACAGATCACGAAGGACAGCGCACTAGGACGGCAGTACTGCGTGGGGCACTCCTACTTCACCCCGACGGTGTCGCTCGAGTCGACCGGGATCGATACGGAGGAGTGGTGGGAGCGCGTGGTCGAGACCGATGTTCGGCCCCTCCTGGAGGAGTATTGGTTCGACCGCAGCGAACTCGCGGACGAGGCATGCAAACGGTTGCTGGGTGGCTGA
- a CDS encoding HNH endonuclease family protein, giving the protein MFGTEWNDATDAPMSRNGCDTRNDVLARDLTRLVIDPGTHDCVVRRGVLRDPYTGRTTAFERGYYTSAEVQIDHLIPLAAAWDLGASTWPQSRRETFANDVEHELLAVDGAANQAKSDMTPGEWLPPNLAFHCEYSIRYTRASVYWQLPITTADRAAMEEVARSSCE; this is encoded by the coding sequence GTGTTCGGCACCGAATGGAACGACGCGACCGACGCCCCCATGAGCCGCAACGGTTGTGACACCCGTAATGACGTGCTGGCGCGTGACCTCACGCGGCTCGTGATCGACCCCGGCACGCATGACTGCGTCGTTCGTCGTGGAGTGCTCCGGGACCCCTACACCGGGCGTACCACCGCCTTCGAAAGGGGCTACTACACCAGCGCAGAGGTTCAGATCGATCACCTCATACCCCTAGCTGCTGCCTGGGACCTGGGCGCATCGACCTGGCCGCAGTCTCGTCGCGAGACGTTCGCGAATGACGTCGAGCATGAACTCCTCGCCGTCGACGGTGCCGCCAACCAGGCCAAAAGTGACATGACCCCCGGGGAGTGGTTACCCCCGAACCTCGCCTTCCACTGCGAGTACAGCATTCGCTATACGCGCGCAAGCGTCTACTGGCAGCTTCCGATCACCACAGCTGATAGGGCTGCAATGGAAGAGGTCGCGCGCTCCTCGTGCGAGTGA
- a CDS encoding TerD family protein: MNRLRGDADVILLDPVGNAVVIDVEWSCPGQGVSLYVLCGDDQRRVSAKDHVVWAGQPHLMGDAVVLRTASSDGDRSLAQAQVLLEDLPDGICGLELVLAASQANVVLNQVRDITVTAWDPATGESVRTSSIASPGIAKCVSLGVLARQDGRWRLTLQPTPFDGVIAQFVWSRFKGSD, translated from the coding sequence ATGAATCGCCTTCGGGGAGATGCCGACGTGATCTTGTTGGATCCGGTGGGGAACGCCGTCGTGATCGACGTGGAATGGTCGTGTCCGGGGCAGGGCGTATCCCTGTATGTGCTGTGCGGAGACGATCAGAGGCGAGTGTCCGCGAAGGACCACGTGGTCTGGGCGGGGCAGCCGCATCTCATGGGCGACGCTGTCGTTCTGCGCACGGCCTCGTCCGACGGGGACCGCAGCCTGGCGCAGGCGCAGGTGCTGCTGGAAGACCTACCCGACGGGATTTGCGGTCTGGAGCTGGTGCTCGCGGCGAGTCAGGCCAACGTCGTTCTGAACCAGGTGCGGGACATCACCGTCACTGCGTGGGATCCGGCGACCGGAGAATCCGTGCGCACGTCATCCATCGCGAGCCCCGGGATCGCGAAATGCGTGTCGCTGGGTGTACTGGCGAGGCAGGACGGTCGCTGGCGGTTGACGCTTCAGCCGACGCCGTTCGATGGAGTGATCGCTCAGTTCGTCTGGTCTCGCTTCAAGGGATCTGACTGA
- a CDS encoding TRAFAC clade GTPase domain-containing protein has product MSPDTKVVCVAMAGARSAGKSIYLGVLRQQLELWVEETHRSTLDLLGETEKHYWARYGAALFVEGVILEATAEMSKDPDGHRPLIFQFLDKTGRRLILVVRDVAGEDLEDLANRRPALAFVRRADAVVALIDPLKVAGLRESLRGVLQPGELGGDGVEVVRQLLNLFTDDGRASVPPDLRLAVALSKADVLQQVRDVPGAPLRPVMLRAGSPLQRDPSMSSASFDVVDADLVHAEVESVLTVLVGPKLVNLLRNGDVEYRYFVLSALGAQPDGTRLNSSGIAPFRVLDPIKWVLS; this is encoded by the coding sequence TTGTCGCCCGACACCAAGGTCGTCTGTGTGGCCATGGCCGGTGCTCGCAGTGCCGGCAAGAGCATCTATCTGGGCGTTCTGCGTCAACAGCTCGAGCTTTGGGTGGAGGAGACGCATCGTTCGACGCTCGATCTTCTCGGCGAGACGGAGAAGCACTACTGGGCACGTTACGGCGCAGCCTTGTTCGTCGAGGGCGTGATCCTCGAGGCGACCGCGGAGATGTCCAAGGACCCTGACGGTCACCGGCCGTTGATCTTTCAGTTCCTCGACAAGACCGGTCGCCGCTTGATCCTGGTGGTGAGGGATGTCGCCGGTGAAGATCTTGAGGACCTGGCGAATCGGCGCCCCGCCCTTGCTTTCGTTCGACGGGCAGATGCGGTTGTTGCGCTCATTGACCCGCTGAAGGTCGCTGGCCTTCGCGAATCACTGCGCGGAGTGCTGCAACCTGGCGAGCTCGGCGGTGATGGTGTCGAGGTGGTGCGGCAGCTCTTGAATCTGTTCACCGATGACGGGCGAGCCTCGGTGCCACCGGACCTGCGGCTCGCGGTGGCTCTGTCCAAGGCAGATGTTCTTCAGCAAGTGCGTGACGTACCGGGTGCGCCGCTCCGTCCCGTCATGCTCCGTGCCGGGTCCCCGCTTCAGCGCGATCCCTCGATGAGCTCGGCGTCGTTCGATGTCGTGGACGCGGACTTGGTACACGCCGAGGTCGAGTCCGTCCTGACGGTCCTCGTGGGGCCCAAGCTTGTCAATCTGCTGAGGAACGGCGATGTCGAGTATCGCTACTTCGTTCTGTCGGCTCTGGGGGCTCAGCCGGACGGTACCCGCCTCAACAGCTCCGGGATTGCGCCGTTCCGGGTCCTGGACCCGATCAAGTGGGTGCTCTCATGA